The nucleotide window TCGCGCTTCTTCGGATCGCGGAGGCCCTTGATGCGGGCGACTTCCAGGCGGAGCTGACCCATGGCGGTTGCAGCAACCTTTTCGGGGCCTGCGATGAAGAACATCATGTCGCCGCACTTGGCACCGACGGCGTCGCGCAGTTCGTTTAACTGCTCAGTCGTAAAGAACTTGCCGACCTGGGTTTCCACTTCGTCATTTTCCTTGACACGCATCCACACGAGTCCCTTGGAACCGTACTTGCCCACGTAGGCGGTGAGTTCGTCAATCTGCTTGCGGGTGAAGTCCACGCAGCCCTTGGCGGCGATACCGCGGATCTTGCCACCGGCGGCAACGCAGTTCTTGAACACGCCGAATTCGGACTTGGCGCCGATTTCAGACACGTCGTGGATTTCGAGGTCGAAGCGGAGGTCCGGCTTGTCGCTCCCGTACTTGAGCATGGCTTCGTGCCACTTCATGCGGCGGATGTGACGCGGCGGTTCGAAGTTCCAAACCTTACCGAGAACTTCGGTCACGAACTTGTCGAACATGGCCATCACGTCGTCCTGGTCCACGAAGGACATCTCGACGTCAATCTGCGTAAATTCAGGCTGACGGTCTGCGCGGAGGTCTTCGTCGCGGAAGCACTTGGCAATCTGGAAGTAGCGGTCCATGCCGGCAATCATCAAGAGCTGCTTGTACTGCTGCGGAGACTGGGGCAGGGCGTAGAACTTGCCCGGGTTCACACGGCTCGGCACCAGGTAGTCGCGGGCGCCTTCCGGAGTGGACTTGCAGAGCACCGGAGTCTCGATGTTTTCGAAACCGTTAGCGTAGAAGAAGTCGTACACGGCCTTGAGGAAGCGGCTCTTGAGGAGGAGCTTCTTCTGGATCCACGGACGGCGGAGGTCCAGGTAACGGTACTGCAGGCGCAGGTCGTCGTTTTCCTTGCACTCTTCGTTAGGGTCGTTGATGGCGAGCGGGGAGGTGAGGGCCGCGTTCAGGATTTCGATGGAGTCAATCTTGACTTCGATTTCGCCCGTGGCGAGCTTCTCGTTGGCGTTGCCCTCTTCGCGGGCGTAGACCTTGCCGGTCACCGTAATCACGTATTCGTTGCGGAGCTGTTCGGCGGTCTTCATCACGTCGGCATTGTAGTCCGGGTTGAAGACGATCTGGGTCTTGCCATACTTGTCGCGGAGGTCCACAAAAATCACACCACCATGGTCGCGGCGGCGGTCCACCCAACCGGCGAGTGTTACGGTCTGGCCAACATCTGCCTTGCGCAGCTGGCCGCAGTTATGAGTACGTTTCATGAGTTTATCCTTGGATAAAATTTTTCGCGCGAA belongs to Fibrobacter sp. and includes:
- the aspS gene encoding aspartate--tRNA ligase; the protein is MKRTHNCGQLRKADVGQTVTLAGWVDRRRDHGGVIFVDLRDKYGKTQIVFNPDYNADVMKTAEQLRNEYVITVTGKVYAREEGNANEKLATGEIEVKIDSIEILNAALTSPLAINDPNEECKENDDLRLQYRYLDLRRPWIQKKLLLKSRFLKAVYDFFYANGFENIETPVLCKSTPEGARDYLVPSRVNPGKFYALPQSPQQYKQLLMIAGMDRYFQIAKCFRDEDLRADRQPEFTQIDVEMSFVDQDDVMAMFDKFVTEVLGKVWNFEPPRHIRRMKWHEAMLKYGSDKPDLRFDLEIHDVSEIGAKSEFGVFKNCVAAGGKIRGIAAKGCVDFTRKQIDELTAYVGKYGSKGLVWMRVKENDEVETQVGKFFTTEQLNELRDAVGAKCGDMMFFIAGPEKVAATAMGQLRLEVARIKGLRDPKKREFVWITEFPMFEYSDTEGRYMAMHHPFTNPLPEHLDMMLGGNLKDCNAEAYDLVLNGVEIGGGSIRIHNPEVQEKVFRLLGLSEEQVKEKFGFFVDAFKYGAPPHGGLAFGLDRVVATMEGEESIRDFIAFPKNTSASSPMDQCPSEVDLQQLQDIHISVQMPKGADKK